The Sedimentisphaera salicampi genome includes a region encoding these proteins:
- a CDS encoding glycoside hydrolase family 43 protein, which yields MFRFILLITAAYGSLLFADNPIITEKYTADPSALVHDGKVYLYAGHDECPSGEHRYVLNEWLCFSSDDLVNWKEHPVPLKANDFDWARGDAWASEVVQRDGKFYWYVTVSHKKIHGKAIGVAVSDKPTGPFKDTRGSALITNDMTTDIKISWDDIDPTVFVDDSGQAYMYWGNTKCRWIKLKDNMIETEGKIHTVEGLPHFTEAPWIHKRGEWYYLSYAYQFPEKTAYAMSKSIEGPWEYKGILNELAGNCNTNHQAIISFKGKDYFFYHTGGIPTNGGSFRRSVCIDYLNYNPDGTMKRVRMTTEGVEPAK from the coding sequence ATGTTCAGATTCATTCTGCTTATCACTGCGGCTTATGGCTCTTTGCTTTTTGCAGATAATCCGATAATTACAGAGAAATACACCGCAGACCCCTCTGCCTTAGTCCATGACGGGAAGGTTTACCTGTACGCAGGCCACGATGAATGTCCGTCAGGAGAGCACAGGTATGTGCTGAATGAGTGGCTCTGCTTCTCTTCAGATGATCTGGTGAACTGGAAAGAGCATCCTGTACCTTTGAAGGCAAACGATTTTGACTGGGCCAGAGGAGATGCTTGGGCATCAGAGGTTGTTCAAAGGGACGGGAAGTTCTACTGGTATGTAACGGTTTCTCACAAAAAGATTCACGGCAAGGCGATTGGTGTTGCCGTTTCAGACAAACCGACAGGACCTTTCAAAGACACGCGGGGTTCGGCTCTGATTACTAACGATATGACCACAGATATTAAGATCTCGTGGGATGATATAGACCCGACTGTATTCGTTGATGACAGCGGACAGGCGTATATGTACTGGGGGAATACGAAGTGCCGCTGGATTAAGCTTAAAGACAATATGATCGAAACAGAAGGAAAAATTCATACGGTTGAAGGTCTGCCGCACTTTACCGAAGCCCCTTGGATACACAAACGGGGCGAATGGTATTATCTTTCCTACGCATATCAGTTCCCCGAGAAAACCGCCTACGCTATGAGCAAATCGATAGAAGGGCCTTGGGAGTACAAGGGTATTCTCAACGAGCTTGCCGGTAACTGCAATACAAATCATCAGGCTATTATAAGCTTCAAGGGCAAAGACTATTTCTTCTACCATACCGGCGGAATCCCCACAAATGGCGGGAGTTTCCGAAGGTCTGTATGCATTGATTATCTCAACTACAATCCCGACGGCACGATGAAAAGAGTGCGGATGACTACAGAAGGGGTTGAACCAGCAAAATGA
- a CDS encoding sigma-70 family RNA polymerase sigma factor, producing MKTECKKTSDDFLDLLIPNQVRIYAYILSMVRNYHDADDVLQDTVKTMFEKYEDSKPIDNFVAWGIQIAYFKILDFRKKKANTRVQYDQQLFDKFSDMVEQNQTKDEGMERLENCIRKLNSRSRKMVELRYYQDFKPRQISSLLGLSVTNVYKIMSRIHGKLLACLKAAPAD from the coding sequence ATGAAAACGGAATGCAAAAAGACAAGCGATGATTTCCTTGATTTGCTCATACCAAATCAGGTGCGGATATATGCTTACATCCTCAGTATGGTTAGAAATTACCACGATGCGGACGATGTTCTGCAGGATACAGTGAAGACCATGTTCGAAAAGTATGAGGATTCTAAGCCGATAGACAATTTTGTGGCATGGGGGATTCAGATTGCTTATTTTAAGATACTGGATTTTAGAAAGAAAAAGGCCAATACCCGTGTGCAGTATGATCAGCAGCTTTTTGACAAATTTTCTGATATGGTAGAGCAGAATCAGACGAAAGATGAGGGGATGGAAAGGCTTGAAAACTGCATAAGAAAGCTCAATTCCCGTTCAAGGAAAATGGTGGAGCTGAGATACTATCAGGATTTCAAGCCAAGGCAGATTTCATCTCTTCTTGGTTTGTCAGTAACGAATGTGTATAAGATTATGAGCAGAATACACGGCAAGCTGCTTGCTTGTTTGAAGGCTGCTCCAGCAGATTAA
- a CDS encoding NPCBM/NEW2 domain-containing protein: MNKYLKSEIDQLLYLALEDKASPEQAERLNSLMAGSEEVMSYVADYYSLAARLKKSNAIALASLNSPEETNELFNVLEELAAQEQLAPKVEHCRECECRTKENPEKFKPVAGAQRVNKFMLVSTAASVAALLLIILYAQLLPAKQPVAKLKDSINAEWQGSRRNFETGDVFTNSAEPIILKEGYAEIEFDYGASVVIEAPSEFYCKSDNQIYIESGSLYARVPSEAVGFTVDTATSRIVDLGTEFGVQAVGDTQLHVHKGRTRLLAGEKNSRQTFSVVQGHAKRVVSSFGKVKDIELSRDMFVKQINSKTNLIRRGQDYVGMADLVSGGNGFGTGIEGVELNPVKAEFDAEILAKDRTSDNKFRSVESPFIDGVFVPNGTKSQIISSSGHLFKECPETMGNYYVGITEHLNLLDGRPIELDGVDYGKSDNSSIFMHANIGITFDLDALRSQLKGAEIESFSSEIGICNSSWQQCNADFWVLIDGELKYSKTNVTTKGAVDSLNIKINPENRFLTIVTTDGGDPEVVYREGEPIYSIQSDWCIFAEPKIFLE, from the coding sequence ATGAATAAATACCTGAAAAGTGAAATTGATCAGCTTCTGTATTTAGCTCTGGAAGACAAAGCCTCCCCTGAGCAGGCAGAGCGCCTAAACAGTCTTATGGCCGGCAGCGAAGAGGTGATGAGCTATGTTGCTGATTATTATTCGCTTGCTGCACGCTTAAAAAAAAGCAATGCGATTGCTTTGGCTTCCTTGAACAGCCCTGAAGAAACGAATGAGCTGTTCAACGTGCTTGAGGAGCTTGCAGCGCAGGAGCAGCTCGCCCCGAAGGTTGAGCATTGCAGGGAATGTGAATGCAGGACAAAGGAAAATCCCGAAAAATTTAAGCCGGTAGCAGGGGCTCAGAGAGTGAATAAATTTATGCTCGTCTCAACAGCCGCATCTGTTGCTGCTCTTTTGCTGATAATTTTGTACGCCCAGCTTTTACCTGCAAAGCAGCCGGTGGCGAAACTGAAGGACTCTATCAACGCGGAATGGCAGGGCTCACGCCGAAATTTTGAGACAGGCGATGTGTTTACTAATTCAGCAGAACCGATAATTCTCAAAGAAGGCTATGCTGAGATTGAATTTGATTACGGGGCATCAGTGGTGATTGAAGCGCCGAGCGAATTTTACTGCAAATCGGATAATCAGATCTACATCGAATCCGGCAGCCTCTATGCCAGAGTGCCCTCGGAGGCGGTTGGGTTCACCGTTGATACCGCAACCTCAAGGATCGTAGATTTAGGCACGGAATTCGGGGTTCAGGCAGTCGGCGACACGCAGCTTCACGTACACAAGGGCAGAACAAGGCTTCTCGCAGGCGAAAAAAACAGCAGGCAAACTTTTTCTGTCGTCCAGGGCCATGCCAAAAGGGTGGTGTCATCTTTTGGTAAGGTTAAGGATATTGAGCTTAGCAGGGATATGTTTGTAAAGCAGATCAATTCCAAAACAAACCTGATTCGCAGGGGACAGGATTATGTGGGTATGGCGGATTTGGTTTCCGGCGGTAACGGTTTCGGTACGGGCATTGAAGGTGTTGAGCTGAATCCGGTAAAAGCGGAGTTTGATGCTGAAATTTTGGCAAAAGACCGAACTTCAGACAACAAATTCAGGAGCGTGGAAAGTCCGTTCATTGATGGGGTGTTTGTTCCGAATGGAACTAAGAGCCAGATTATTTCTTCTTCCGGTCATCTCTTCAAAGAGTGCCCTGAAACTATGGGAAATTACTACGTGGGGATAACTGAACACTTAAACCTCCTTGACGGCCGGCCTATTGAATTGGACGGCGTTGATTACGGAAAAAGCGATAATTCTTCTATATTTATGCACGCCAACATCGGGATAACCTTCGATCTTGACGCCCTGCGCAGTCAGCTTAAGGGGGCAGAGATTGAATCGTTCAGCTCTGAAATAGGAATTTGCAATTCGTCATGGCAGCAGTGCAACGCAGATTTCTGGGTGCTGATAGACGGCGAGCTCAAATACAGCAAAACAAACGTTACAACAAAAGGTGCAGTTGATTCTTTGAACATCAAAATAAATCCTGAAAACCGCTTCCTCACAATCGTTACCACCGACGGGGGTGACCCGGAGGTAGTGTATAGAGAAGGTGAGCCGATTTACAGCATCCAAAGCGACTGGTGTATTTTTGCAGAACCGAAGATATTTTTAGAATAA
- a CDS encoding arabinan endo-1,5-alpha-L-arabinosidase codes for MKRLALYLVVAVVAAAGNLYAKEGVLQGMPDPAVISDGQGSYYIFATGKGLPIYHSNDLVEWQKVGTVFDKPVPAWSKKAIPQTEGIWAPDIVKLNDKYYVYYSVSSFGSQRSVIGVARSEALNPDSSDYGWEDLGLVIDSHPGKDDFNAIDPAAFQQEDGRAFMVWGSFWGGIKGIEIDPDTGKPLEDNPEITTVAARPDTPEIPNTPSHAIEGAYMVKHKGMYYMFVSWGLCCDGAESTYRVMVGRSEKPLGPYFDYDGKQLAEGGGTLVLANNDHWRGPGHNSVLTTEKGSWMVHHTYDTFQLEKQRILQIRPIYWCKSGWPVVGEPLSEDNPKTTKEASPSPDDIIGSWRMSINYGRQKIYDFLPGGSIANYDDASWQLSGNIIKISWPSEYEALDRCIVEMSGDSFIGRNQYGDVIRGMQLEH; via the coding sequence ATGAAAAGGTTAGCTTTATATTTGGTTGTTGCTGTGGTTGCTGCAGCAGGGAATTTGTATGCAAAAGAAGGCGTGTTGCAGGGAATGCCCGACCCGGCAGTAATCTCAGACGGGCAAGGTTCATACTATATCTTCGCAACGGGGAAAGGGCTTCCGATTTATCACTCCAATGATCTTGTGGAATGGCAGAAGGTGGGCACTGTGTTTGACAAACCCGTTCCTGCATGGTCAAAAAAGGCAATCCCGCAGACTGAAGGGATATGGGCTCCAGATATTGTGAAGCTCAACGATAAATACTACGTTTATTACAGTGTTTCATCATTCGGCAGCCAGCGGTCTGTGATTGGCGTGGCCAGAAGCGAGGCTCTGAATCCTGATTCATCCGACTACGGCTGGGAAGATCTTGGGCTTGTGATAGACTCCCATCCGGGAAAAGATGATTTCAATGCTATAGACCCTGCTGCCTTTCAGCAGGAAGACGGCAGAGCGTTTATGGTTTGGGGTTCGTTCTGGGGCGGGATCAAGGGTATTGAGATAGACCCCGATACAGGCAAACCGCTTGAGGATAATCCCGAGATCACCACAGTGGCAGCAAGGCCGGACACTCCGGAGATCCCCAACACACCCTCCCATGCGATTGAAGGGGCTTATATGGTGAAGCATAAAGGTATGTATTATATGTTTGTATCGTGGGGGCTATGCTGCGATGGAGCGGAGAGCACATACAGAGTTATGGTTGGGCGGTCGGAAAAACCGCTCGGGCCGTATTTTGATTACGACGGCAAGCAGCTCGCTGAAGGCGGCGGAACTCTCGTTCTTGCAAACAACGACCACTGGCGCGGGCCGGGTCATAATTCCGTGCTTACCACTGAGAAGGGCAGCTGGATGGTTCATCATACATACGATACTTTCCAGCTTGAAAAGCAGAGAATCCTGCAGATTCGCCCGATTTACTGGTGCAAAAGCGGATGGCCTGTTGTTGGGGAGCCGCTGAGCGAGGATAATCCTAAAACTACAAAAGAAGCCAGTCCGTCCCCGGATGATATTATCGGAAGCTGGAGAATGAGCATCAATTACGGCCGGCAGAAGATATACGATTTCCTTCCGGGCGGAAGCATTGCAAACTATGACGATGCGAGCTGGCAGCTTTCAGGGAACATTATCAAAATTAGCTGGCCTTCTGAATATGAGGCTTTAGACAGGTGCATAGTTGAGATGTCCGGAGATTCATTTATCGGCCGAAATCAGTACGGCGATGTAATCCGCGGCATGCAGCTGGAGCATTAA
- a CDS encoding LamG-like jellyroll fold domain-containing protein — protein sequence MNRLNLILMILLALIVSTKSSAAVNHRYTFNENADDVVGGLTSTLVGDAYVSGGELLLDGTDDWLEMDAAGIAANTYSELTMEMWYTPTAGGNTGYTILSYLGGNNPDSTWMGINYFFMSSAREDDVSRAAICTNNTGDPWATETGVNGTEYDDGVEHHMIASVDDEQIYFYLDGEMVGTAELSEDNNLSDISNELAYLGKGGYLNDPEWYGSINEFRIYDKVLNPNEAAYTNLTGPESLAGIVIRSSVPEYGQDLVPLDQTLTWTPESSVTVDHYNVYFGDDPNIADPAISDVSSYDQLGSTAGKNLATAQYTPYNDITIENSTDYYWRIDTVAADSTVYQGAGRMYTTVPASPVLSDVSPQYQLAASDGSEDAVFSVTEMSDVEGVSYQWYKVGETEDVMLSDDTVYSGTSTDTLTITGVTPAEEGYYYCTAENYAGSDTSEEAPGRLVTRRLVHHYPLETINIDGETRTSPDVAGGADMSILSEANDSDDGLDFPVTDPNVVNANIGQYSVYFNNSDSEDPNNAYGQYATLPEGIANYEDITISAWVYRNGGDEWQRIFGFGNDTSTYMYMSPDAGGDPGVRFVINDGTSEAVMETSTWITSGQWHHVAVTLGGDTGRLYLDGEQVVMNESMAPNPNTFNPSNNLIGDSQWEADPYYNGLMDDFRIYSYALTPTEIAQLYTDIKTDEYICVSDENNPISYDVNGDCRVDLTDMIEVMSAWLDCGRISEDACSWSY from the coding sequence GTGAACAGATTAAACTTAATTCTAATGATCTTGCTGGCACTTATAGTGTCAACAAAGTCATCAGCAGCAGTGAATCACCGCTACACCTTCAACGAAAATGCTGATGATGTGGTCGGTGGTCTTACCAGCACCCTTGTAGGGGATGCTTATGTATCCGGCGGCGAGCTGCTTTTAGACGGTACAGACGACTGGCTTGAGATGGATGCAGCAGGCATTGCTGCAAACACCTATTCAGAGCTAACTATGGAGATGTGGTACACTCCGACAGCCGGCGGGAACACAGGCTACACAATACTTTCATATCTGGGCGGTAATAATCCTGATTCTACATGGATGGGCATAAATTACTTCTTTATGTCGTCAGCCCGGGAAGATGATGTAAGCAGGGCAGCTATCTGTACTAACAACACAGGCGACCCATGGGCTACGGAAACCGGTGTGAACGGTACGGAATATGATGACGGCGTCGAGCATCATATGATTGCCTCTGTGGACGATGAGCAGATTTATTTCTATCTTGATGGAGAGATGGTTGGAACGGCTGAGCTTTCCGAAGACAACAATCTCAGCGATATTTCAAATGAGCTTGCCTATCTTGGCAAAGGCGGATATCTGAACGACCCCGAATGGTACGGCTCTATAAATGAATTCCGCATTTACGACAAGGTGCTCAATCCGAATGAAGCAGCTTATACAAACCTCACAGGGCCTGAGAGCCTTGCGGGTATTGTGATCAGAAGCTCTGTGCCTGAATACGGCCAAGATCTGGTTCCTCTGGATCAGACTCTCACATGGACCCCGGAATCTTCAGTTACAGTTGACCACTATAACGTATATTTCGGTGATGACCCGAATATCGCAGATCCAGCAATCAGCGACGTATCTTCATACGACCAGCTCGGTTCAACCGCAGGTAAGAACCTTGCAACGGCTCAGTACACTCCTTACAACGACATCACAATCGAAAACTCTACGGATTACTATTGGAGAATTGATACGGTAGCAGCGGATTCAACGGTGTATCAAGGTGCGGGAAGAATGTACACTACTGTACCTGCTTCTCCTGTGCTGAGTGATGTTTCGCCGCAGTATCAGCTTGCTGCCAGCGACGGAAGCGAAGATGCAGTGTTCTCTGTTACGGAAATGAGCGATGTTGAAGGCGTGAGCTATCAGTGGTATAAAGTTGGCGAAACTGAAGATGTTATGCTCTCTGATGACACGGTGTACAGCGGCACATCCACAGATACTCTTACAATAACTGGTGTTACACCTGCTGAAGAAGGCTACTACTACTGCACTGCGGAGAATTATGCCGGTTCTGATACAAGTGAAGAAGCTCCCGGACGCCTTGTTACACGCAGGCTCGTTCACCATTATCCGCTCGAAACAATCAATATCGACGGGGAAACCAGAACTTCTCCGGATGTCGCTGGCGGGGCAGATATGTCTATCCTCAGCGAGGCAAATGATTCAGACGACGGACTCGACTTCCCTGTAACAGATCCGAACGTGGTTAATGCTAATATTGGTCAGTACAGCGTTTACTTCAACAACAGCGACAGCGAAGACCCGAACAACGCATACGGACAGTATGCAACGCTTCCGGAAGGCATTGCAAACTATGAAGATATTACCATTTCTGCATGGGTTTACCGCAACGGAGGCGATGAATGGCAGCGTATTTTCGGATTTGGAAATGACACCTCCACCTATATGTATATGTCTCCTGATGCCGGAGGGGATCCCGGAGTTCGTTTTGTAATTAATGACGGCACAAGCGAGGCGGTTATGGAAACCTCAACCTGGATTACTTCAGGCCAGTGGCATCATGTTGCCGTAACACTCGGCGGAGATACCGGCAGACTGTATCTTGATGGTGAACAGGTTGTGATGAATGAATCTATGGCTCCTAATCCAAATACATTCAATCCATCTAATAATCTCATCGGCGACAGCCAGTGGGAAGCTGATCCGTACTACAACGGCCTCATGGACGATTTCAGGATCTATTCCTACGCGCTCACTCCAACAGAGATCGCTCAGCTTTACACAGACATAAAAACTGATGAGTATATTTGTGTTTCTGATGAGAACAATCCGATCAGCTACGATGTAAACGGCGACTGCCGAGTGGATCTAACTGATATGATAGAAGTTATGAGTGCATGGCTGGATTGCGGACGTATTAGCGAAGACGCTTGTTCTTGGTCTTACTAA